From Rhizobium sp. TH2, one genomic window encodes:
- a CDS encoding excisionase family DNA-binding protein — protein MTRDRVATGEAARILGVATATVQRWVDFGILDAERTAGGHRRISLAEVRRYIASSRKSDLPEPLQTWLECLLSGEEREIRAEMLAVRRHRLSWAQMADELASVLVELGRRWEVGDCLIFEEHIATEALRRAAASCASDLPRSPGAPRVVMCSIPGERHQLGLSLAELVLAEAGWRVFFVGEGPPPGEIQKLLRKLRPSLIIVTGTSGISRVATRSYQKAWNASAAEHSARLVLAGHAPWKPTPDTEFVQTFVGLSEFLNSTTFD, from the coding sequence ATGACACGAGATCGAGTTGCCACCGGTGAAGCTGCCCGAATTCTCGGCGTTGCGACGGCAACGGTTCAGCGATGGGTGGATTTTGGAATTTTAGACGCAGAGCGCACAGCCGGCGGTCATCGCCGTATATCTCTCGCTGAAGTGCGCAGATATATTGCGTCCTCCCGCAAATCCGATTTACCCGAGCCGCTCCAAACCTGGCTTGAATGCCTGCTCTCCGGTGAGGAACGTGAGATCAGAGCGGAGATGCTGGCGGTACGGCGACACCGTCTGAGTTGGGCCCAAATGGCCGATGAACTTGCATCAGTTTTGGTAGAGCTTGGGCGGCGTTGGGAAGTGGGAGACTGCCTGATATTTGAGGAGCACATAGCCACTGAAGCGCTTCGCCGGGCCGCTGCAAGTTGCGCCAGCGACCTTCCCCGCTCTCCTGGAGCGCCCCGCGTTGTCATGTGCTCAATTCCTGGTGAACGACATCAACTCGGGCTATCCCTTGCGGAGTTGGTTCTAGCCGAAGCGGGCTGGCGTGTGTTTTTTGTCGGCGAGGGGCCGCCACCAGGGGAGATCCAGAAGCTTCTCCGAAAGCTCCGGCCTTCTCTAATCATCGTGACCGGAACATCAGGCATTTCCCGGGTTGCTACTCGCAGCTATCAAAAGGCCTGGAATGCCTCAGCGGCGGAACACAGTGCGAGGCTTGTGTTGGCTGGACATGCCCCCTGGAAACCAACTCCAGATACGGAGTTCGTTCAGACCTTCGTCGGACTGTCCGAGTTTCTCAATAGCACGACGTTCGACTGA
- a CDS encoding fasciclin domain-containing protein, with amino-acid sequence MPMPSITGTVLSLSGSSGYDENGDDFDILRDLLITTDQISDDPFGGIGLVASLDTVANLTVFAPKDDAFGSLASTIAAVTGNDAPTTEAGTIGFLADTLTLLGKGDPSALLTSILTYHVAPGVLRLADIAALGDGAELTTLQGNTITTDLDTTPPSLIDADDGIANPGVVATDIEALNGVIHVVDGVLLPVSVSSILTRKGTDLEIGDDDNERFSTGRGIDFVDGNGGSDLINTGAGRDVVNGGSGSDWLIGGVGADTFVFAVDSGLDIIADFHNGQDKIDLSGYVGIESFDDILDSIENFGKGVKIELDGCDSLLLFGVRKGQLDASDFTF; translated from the coding sequence ATGCCGATGCCAAGTATCACAGGAACTGTGTTGTCGCTCAGCGGATCCAGCGGCTACGACGAAAATGGAGACGATTTCGACATCCTGCGCGATCTCCTGATAACCACAGACCAGATCTCCGATGACCCTTTCGGGGGAATAGGCCTGGTCGCGTCACTCGACACTGTCGCCAATCTCACTGTCTTCGCGCCAAAGGACGACGCTTTCGGAAGCCTGGCATCGACGATTGCAGCCGTAACCGGAAATGACGCGCCAACGACCGAAGCAGGGACAATTGGATTTCTGGCTGATACGCTGACATTGCTTGGAAAAGGCGATCCATCGGCTCTGCTAACAAGTATCCTGACCTATCACGTAGCACCCGGCGTGTTGCGGCTGGCGGATATCGCAGCCTTGGGCGATGGTGCGGAACTGACCACACTGCAGGGAAACACGATCACCACTGACCTCGACACCACGCCGCCAAGTTTGATCGATGCGGACGACGGAATAGCGAACCCGGGCGTTGTCGCAACCGACATCGAGGCGTTGAATGGTGTGATTCACGTCGTCGACGGTGTGCTGCTGCCCGTCTCCGTTTCCAGCATTCTTACGAGGAAGGGAACGGACCTGGAAATAGGTGACGATGATAACGAGCGTTTCTCGACCGGGCGGGGTATCGACTTCGTCGACGGAAACGGCGGATCCGACCTAATCAATACGGGTGCAGGACGCGATGTGGTCAATGGCGGCAGCGGGAGCGACTGGCTTATTGGCGGTGTTGGCGCGGATACCTTTGTGTTCGCGGTGGACTCCGGACTGGACATTATCGCGGACTTCCACAATGGCCAGGACAAGATTGATCTGTCGGGTTACGTCGGAATAGAGAGCTTCGATGATATATTGGACAGTATCGAGAATTTCGGAAAAGGCGTGAAAATCGAACTGGACGGCTGCGACAGCCTGCTGTTGTTTGGAGTTCGGAAAGGTCAACTGGACGCCAGCGACTTCACCTTCTGA